A portion of the Paenibacillus hamazuiensis genome contains these proteins:
- a CDS encoding DUF6171 family protein has translation METAKLCRNCEENGAIVEERIGRMIAAARFAPEDCVSAEAYERRLQACFSCAGLAGGHTCTVCGCIVQIRAKLKAKTCPRPEGSLWD, from the coding sequence ATGGAAACGGCGAAACTTTGCAGAAACTGCGAAGAAAACGGCGCTATCGTCGAGGAGAGGATCGGCAGAATGATCGCGGCGGCAAGGTTTGCCCCCGAGGATTGTGTTTCGGCGGAAGCTTACGAGCGGCGTCTTCAGGCATGCTTCTCGTGCGCGGGGTTGGCCGGAGGGCACACGTGCACGGTTTGCGGCTGCATCGTTCAGATCCGGGCGAAGCTGAAGGCGAAGACGTGCCCGAGGCCGGAAGGCAGCCTGTGGGATTAA
- a CDS encoding AraC family transcriptional regulator, translating into MKHEVIPQQKPFLIEHVKRTASFSMSKDHSHDSYEIYYMSSGERFYFIKDRTYHVRQGDLVLIEPLVLHRTTEAYSPNHERVLINFKKTFVGGILVDMDFDPLGMFGAFPLLRLDGKEQTQVSHMLDKMLRENKLAAPESHGLLKVQLAELLVFIHRCTKSAAAKQPEFPNTLHQKVSDIVKYINEHYAEPLSLRDLADRFHMSPFYLSRIYKEVTGFTFVEYVNQVRIKEAQKLLRTTSLNITAITEKVGYESSTHFGRVFKAITGIAPLQYRKLNL; encoded by the coding sequence TTGAAACACGAAGTCATCCCCCAGCAAAAACCGTTTCTCATCGAACACGTCAAACGAACCGCCAGCTTCAGCATGAGCAAGGATCATTCCCACGACTCCTACGAAATTTACTATATGAGCTCCGGCGAGCGGTTTTATTTCATTAAAGATCGGACTTACCACGTTAGGCAAGGCGACCTCGTACTGATCGAGCCGCTGGTGCTTCATCGGACGACCGAAGCTTATTCGCCCAACCACGAACGGGTGCTGATCAATTTCAAAAAAACTTTTGTCGGCGGCATTCTCGTGGACATGGATTTCGATCCGCTGGGCATGTTCGGAGCGTTTCCGCTGCTGCGTCTTGACGGCAAGGAACAAACCCAGGTATCCCATATGCTCGATAAAATGCTCCGCGAAAACAAGCTGGCCGCCCCGGAATCGCATGGCCTCCTGAAAGTGCAGCTGGCCGAGCTGCTCGTTTTTATCCACCGGTGTACGAAGAGCGCCGCAGCGAAGCAGCCGGAATTCCCAAACACGCTGCACCAAAAAGTGTCGGACATCGTCAAGTACATCAACGAGCATTACGCGGAGCCGCTCAGCCTGAGGGACCTGGCGGATCGTTTTCATATGAGCCCGTTTTATTTGAGCCGCATTTACAAGGAAGTGACCGGCTTTACGTTTGTGGAGTACGTCAATCAGGTGCGGATCAAGGAGGCTCAAAAGCTGCTTAGGACGACATCCTTGAACATCACCGCGATCACGGAAAAAGTCGGCTATGAAAGCAGCACGCATTTCGGGCGTGTCTTCAAGGCGATCACCGGCATCGCGCCGCTGCAATACCGCAAGCTGAACCTTTAA
- a CDS encoding Gfo/Idh/MocA family protein, with amino-acid sequence MSRTRYAQVGTGGRAQFFYNAIAKDFKETSEIVAFCDVNQTRMDYANKQLEKNGAKAVPTYKSNEFDKMIEESKPDAVIVTSVDRTHHTYIIRAMELGCDVVTEKPMTVDEVKCQEILDAVKRTGRKLRVTFNYRYSPHNTKIRELIEDGTIGDVTAVHFEWLLNTKHGADYFRRWHRDKRNSGGLLVHKSTHHFDLVNFWLNTQPKTVYAQGDLMFYGRENAEKRGVTEFYSRARGSEYAKNDPFALHLEQSDSLKAMYADAEHEDGYYRDQSVFGDGINIEDTMSVLVRYKNNAMLTYSLYAYAPWEGFRVSFSGTKGRIEMNVIEQSYVNSGGEQGLEGAVVGKKIIVHPMFDQPYEVKVVEGKGGHGGGDPVLLNDLFGAEKTPDRFNRAASHVDGAMSILTGIAGNISIRTGLPVKVDQLVQF; translated from the coding sequence ATGTCTCGTACCCGTTATGCTCAAGTCGGCACAGGCGGCCGCGCGCAATTTTTTTACAATGCGATCGCCAAAGATTTTAAGGAAACTTCGGAGATCGTCGCTTTTTGCGATGTGAACCAAACCCGCATGGACTACGCCAACAAGCAGCTGGAGAAAAACGGCGCCAAGGCGGTTCCGACCTACAAATCGAACGAATTCGATAAAATGATCGAAGAATCGAAGCCGGATGCGGTTATCGTCACGTCCGTCGACCGCACGCATCATACGTACATCATCCGCGCGATGGAGCTTGGCTGCGACGTCGTCACTGAGAAGCCGATGACGGTCGATGAAGTAAAGTGCCAGGAAATTCTCGACGCGGTAAAGCGGACCGGCCGCAAGCTGCGCGTTACGTTCAACTACCGCTATTCTCCGCACAACACGAAAATCCGCGAGCTGATCGAGGACGGCACAATCGGCGACGTCACGGCGGTTCACTTCGAATGGCTGCTCAACACGAAGCACGGCGCCGACTATTTCCGCCGCTGGCACCGCGACAAGCGCAACAGCGGAGGTTTGCTCGTACACAAGTCGACGCACCATTTCGATCTGGTCAATTTTTGGCTGAACACGCAGCCGAAAACTGTTTACGCGCAGGGAGACTTGATGTTCTACGGCCGCGAAAATGCGGAGAAGCGCGGCGTGACGGAGTTTTATTCGCGGGCACGCGGTTCGGAATATGCGAAAAACGATCCGTTTGCGCTGCATTTGGAGCAAAGCGACAGCCTGAAGGCGATGTACGCCGATGCGGAGCATGAGGACGGCTATTATCGCGACCAAAGCGTCTTCGGTGACGGCATCAACATTGAGGATACGATGAGCGTGCTCGTGCGCTACAAAAACAACGCGATGCTCACTTACTCCTTGTACGCGTACGCGCCGTGGGAAGGCTTCCGTGTATCGTTCAGCGGCACGAAGGGACGTATCGAAATGAACGTGATCGAGCAATCGTACGTCAACTCCGGCGGCGAGCAGGGGCTTGAAGGCGCGGTAGTCGGCAAAAAAATCATCGTGCATCCGATGTTCGACCAGCCGTACGAAGTGAAGGTGGTCGAAGGCAAAGGCGGTCACGGCGGCGGCGACCCGGTGCTGCTGAACGACCTGTTCGGCGCGGAAAAAACGCCGGACCGCTTCAACCGCGCAGCGTCTCACGTCGACGGCGCGATGAGCATCCTGACCGGCATCGCCGGCAACATCTCGATCCGCACCGGCCTTCCGGTGAAAGTGGACCAACTCGTGCAGTTTTAA
- a CDS encoding FAD-binding protein, which translates to MENNRNWAGNYSYSAKELLVPESVEQVQEIVARSSLIKALGTRHSFNGIADCTGSLLSLQKLNRVINLDVQRNKITVEAGIRYGDLCHYLHGCGYALHNLASLPHISIAGAIATATHGSGDRNGNLASAVHSLEVVKADGEKAVFSREGQDGLFEGAVVGLGGLGVITQITLDVIPTFQMSQHVFENLPLAQLKDHFDDIFSSAYSVSLFTDWKTAGFNQVWQKRIANDYTPAPADSEFFGAAPAGAHRHPVPGYSAENCSEQLGVPGPWYERLPHFRMDFTPSAGEELQSEYFVPRQKAYDALCAIDRIKDSIAPYLYVSEVRTIAEDRLWMSPCYKQQSVGIHFTWKADWEAVRQILPIIEEQLAPFHARPHWGKLFAMPPAHVQSLYEKLPDFRQLLLQCDPQGKFCNNFLKSYIMENYS; encoded by the coding sequence ATGGAAAACAATCGAAACTGGGCAGGCAATTACAGCTACAGCGCGAAGGAACTTCTTGTTCCGGAGTCGGTGGAACAAGTACAGGAAATCGTGGCTCGCAGCAGCCTGATCAAGGCGCTTGGCACTCGGCATTCGTTTAATGGAATCGCTGATTGTACCGGGAGTCTCCTCTCGCTTCAAAAGCTTAACCGCGTTATAAATTTAGACGTTCAACGCAATAAGATTACAGTCGAAGCCGGTATAAGATACGGCGATCTGTGCCATTATTTGCACGGATGCGGTTATGCGCTGCACAATTTGGCATCGCTGCCGCACATATCCATTGCAGGTGCAATCGCAACAGCAACACATGGTTCCGGTGACCGAAACGGCAATCTTGCTTCTGCGGTTCACTCCCTGGAAGTCGTCAAAGCGGATGGGGAGAAAGCCGTTTTCTCTCGAGAAGGGCAAGACGGTCTCTTCGAGGGAGCGGTCGTGGGACTTGGAGGACTTGGGGTTATTACGCAAATCACTCTGGATGTGATCCCTACGTTCCAGATGAGCCAACACGTATTCGAAAACTTGCCTTTAGCGCAGCTGAAGGACCATTTTGACGATATTTTCTCCAGCGCTTACAGCGTTAGTCTATTCACGGATTGGAAAACTGCGGGTTTCAATCAAGTATGGCAAAAGCGTATTGCAAACGATTACACCCCTGCACCGGCGGACTCCGAATTTTTTGGCGCTGCGCCGGCAGGTGCGCACCGGCATCCGGTGCCCGGCTACTCGGCGGAGAATTGCAGCGAGCAGCTTGGCGTTCCCGGGCCGTGGTACGAACGGCTGCCGCATTTCCGGATGGATTTTACGCCAAGCGCCGGCGAGGAACTGCAAAGCGAATATTTCGTGCCGCGCCAAAAAGCTTATGATGCGTTATGTGCGATTGACCGAATAAAGGACAGCATTGCGCCGTATCTCTATGTGTCCGAGGTTCGTACGATTGCGGAAGATCGGCTGTGGATGAGCCCCTGTTACAAGCAGCAATCGGTGGGGATTCACTTTACGTGGAAAGCGGACTGGGAAGCTGTGCGGCAAATATTGCCGATCATCGAAGAGCAGCTGGCACCGTTTCATGCCCGTCCGCATTGGGGGAAGTTGTTTGCCATGCCACCCGCACATGTTCAATCGCTTTACGAAAAGCTGCCCGACTTTCGGCAGCTGCTCCTTCAGTGCGACCCTCAAGGAAAGTTTTGTAACAATTTCTTGAAAAGTTATATTATGGAAAATTATTCATAG